From a region of the Chlorocebus sabaeus isolate Y175 chromosome 23, mChlSab1.0.hap1, whole genome shotgun sequence genome:
- the WNT8A gene encoding protein Wnt-8a: MGNLSMLWAAVGICCAALSASAWSVNNFLITGPKAYLTYTTSVALGAQSGIEECKFQFAWERWNCPENALQLSTHNRLRSATRETSFIHAISSAGVMYTITKNCSMGDFENCGCDGSKNGKTGGHGWIWGGCSDNVEFGERISKLFVDSLEKGKDARALMNLHNNRAGRLAVRATMKRTCKCHGISGSCSIQTCWLQVADFREMGDYLKAKYDQALKIEMDKRQLRAGNSAEGHWAPAEAFLPSAEAELIFLEESPDYCTCNSSLGIYGTEGRECLQNSHNTSRWERRSCGRLCTECGLQVEERKTEVISSCNCKFQWCCKVKCDQCRHVVSKYYCTRSSGSAQSLSEGSA, encoded by the exons ATGGGGAACCTGTCTATGCTCTGGGCAGCTGTGGGCATATGCTGTGCTGCACTCAGTGCCTCTGCCTG GTCAGTGAACAATTTCCTGATAACAGGTCCCAAG GCCTATCTGACCTACACGACTAGCGTGGCCTTGGGTGCCCAGAGTGGCATCGAGGAATGCAAGTTCCAGTTTGCTTGGGAACGCTGGAACTGCCCTGAAAATGCTCTTCAGCTCTCTACCCACAATAGGCTGAGAAGTG cCACGAGAGAGACTTCCTTCATACATGCTATCAGCTCAGCTGGAGTCATGTACACCATCACCAAGAACTGTAGCATGGGTGACTTCGAAAACTGTGGCTGTGACGggtcaaaaaatggaaaaacag GAGGCCATGGCTGGATCTGGGGAGGCTGCAGCGACAATGTGGAATTTGGTGAAAGGATCTCCAAACTCTTTGTGGACAGTTTGGAGAAGGGGAAGGATGCCAGAGCCCTGATGAATCTTCACAACAACAGGGCCGGCAGACTG GCAGTGAGAGCCACCATGAAAAGGACCTGCAAATGTCATGGTATCTCTGGGAGCTGCAGCATACAGACGTGCTGGCTGCAGGTGGCTGACTTCCGAGAGATGGGAGACTACCTAAAGGCCAAGTATGACCAGGCGCTGAAAATTGAAATGGATAAGCGGCAGCTGAGAGCTGGGAACAGCGCCGAGGGCCACTGGGCGCCCGCTGAGGCCTTCCTTCCTAGCGCAGAGGCAGAACTGATCTTTTTAGAGGAATCACCAGATTACTGTACCTgcaattccagcctgggcatctaTGGCACAGAGGGTCGTGAGTGCCTACAGAACAGCCACAACACATCCAGGTGGGAGCGACGTAGCTGTGGGCGCCTGTGCACTGAATGTGGGCTGCAGGTGGAAGAGAGGAAAACTGAGGTCATAAGCAGCTGTAACTGCAAATTCCAGTGGTGCTGTAAGGTCAAGTGTGACCAGTGTAGGCATGTGGTGAGCAAGTATTACTGCACACGCTCCTCAGGCAGTGCCCAGTCCCTGAGTGAGGGCAGTGCCTGA